In Zea mays cultivar B73 chromosome 7, Zm-B73-REFERENCE-NAM-5.0, whole genome shotgun sequence, the following proteins share a genomic window:
- the LOC103634081 gene encoding uncharacterized protein, protein MVNFKHLFNTGDKELDEPFIFASQATQVYYVQDPIDADWFAVLKSKQRDMYDMEERLDNSTEIGSFLPDLDAHTQVNVSIGGSCVRTDIDGIMIVENQPSKRKVCKRKRNGTERDIVDEESENSYEESDNPINDEEQPIGHQNIRKGRGPTLKKNIYSSSGGPKICITLNEYGQPVGRNSKEFGNFIGTLVRKNIPVSCEDWRLVDSKKKFELWTKVKEYYEVDESGIDYVITSAAKKWREFKADLKNKYFDETLSFEELIAKRDERVKESDWEWLITYWMSPEAEVRTNRGKDNRSKLTMSHAAGSKSYARVGHELAEQQGRPARRDEIYVRTHTRKNKEGDIVPLPGAEIFINKFEEAVAENPELKDRSIEDGDLYAHVFGEKEPRGRIRGLGLGPTPQDVGTPGTQMKISTKLQMALQARSQSEQEVRALRQDMNQMKEKMDQIYQMMVAAQGVQHIESPSQHGSNSRQNSRVHRSDEVAHDYNGNNHSQNMVEDDLQLTRRVASTVGRLRNREDVNTIEEQSRRRDIATMVPQRNHGSSQNADDNPIIFSSITSYLCFII, encoded by the exons ATGGTCAACTTCAAGCATTTATTCAATACCGGTGACAAGGAATTAGATGAGCCATTTATTTTTGCATCTCAGGCAACTCAAGTTTACTATGTGCAAGATCCTATTGATGCTGATTGGTTTGCTGTTTTGAAGTCAAAACAACGTGACATGTATGATATGGAAGAAAGGCTAGACAATAGTACAGAAATAGGTTCTTTCTTGCCAGATTTGGATGCACACACACAAGTTAATGTATCTATTGGTGGTAGTTGTGTTAGGACTGATATAGATGGAATAATGATTGTCGAAAACCAACCTAGCAA GAGGAAAGTTTGTAAGAGGAAGAGGAATGG GACTGAAAGGGATATTGTTGATGAAGAATCTGAAAATAGTTATGAAGAATCTGATAATCCCATCAATGATGAAG AGCAACCTATTGGGCATCAAAATATAAGGAAAGGAAGGGGCCCAACCTTGAAGAAGAACATATATTCAAGTAGTGGTGGGCCTAAAATCTGCATTACCCTTAATGAATATGGACAACCAGTTGGTAGGAACAGCAAAGAGTTTGGTAATTTCATAGGAACTTTGGTGAGGAAAAATATCCCTGTTTCTTGTGAGGATTGGAGACTAGTTGATTCTAAAAAGAAGTTTGAGTTATGGACAAAAGTGAAG GAATACTATGAAGTGGATGAATCTGGTATAGATTATGTTATAACATCTGCAGCAAAAAAGTGGAGAGAGTTTAAGGCTGACCTAAAGAACAAATATTTTGATGAAACATTGAGTTTTGAAGAGCTTATTGCTAAAAGGGATGAAAGGGTGAAAGAATCTGATTGGGAGTGGTTGATAACTTATTGGATGTCTCCAGAAGCCGAG GTTCGTACAAACAGAGGTAAAGATAATCGTTCAAAGCTGACTATGTCGCATGCAGCTGGCAGCAAGAGTTATGCTCGTGTGGGGCATGAACTG GCCGAGCAACAAGGACGCCCTGCGAGAAGAGATGAAATATATGTTAGAACACACACGCGTAAGAACAAAGAAGGGGATATTGTGCCTCTACCTGGAGCAGAAATATTCATT AATAAATTTGAAGAAGCTGTTGCTGAGAACCCAGAACTGAAGGACAGAAGTATTGAAGATGGTGATTTATATGCACATGTTTTTGGAGAGAAAGAACCAAGAGGTCGTATTCGTGGTTTAGGCTTAGGACCAACTCCACAAGATGTAGGCACCCCTGGAACTCAAATGAAAATATCAACAAAGCTTCAAATGGCATTGCAAGCTCGCAGTCAGTCTGAGCAAGAGGTTAGAGCCTTAAGACAGGATATGAATCAAATGAAAGAAAAAATGGATCAAATTTATCAAATGATGGTAGCAGCTCAAGGGGTGCAACATATAGAAAGCCCATCACAACATGGGTCTAATTCTCGACAG aaCTCAAGGGTGCATCGTTCAGATGAGGTGGCACATGATTACAATGGTAATAACCATTCACAAAATATGGTTGAAGATGACTTGCAACTTACTAGGCGAGTTGCAAGCACTGTGGGTCGTCTAAGGAATCGTGAAGATGTTAATACTATTGAAGAGCAAAGTCGCAGGCGAGACATTGCAACAATGGTACCTCAAAGAAATCATGGATCATCTCAAAATGCAGATGATAATCCTATAATTTTCTCATCTATCACTTCATATTTATGTTTCATTATTTGA